A portion of the Kiritimatiellia bacterium genome contains these proteins:
- a CDS encoding NTP transferase domain-containing protein gives MNNSPHMSLVVLAAGVGSRYGGLKQLDPVGPHGEVILDYSVFDAIRAGFDRVVFVIQHAFEAAFRERVLCRYAGRVRAELAFQELNMLPPGLTMPPDRRKPWGTAHATLCAETAVGGAPFAVINADDFYGRGAYRKLADFLRLAPPTDGLERCALVGYRLRNTLSEHGTVARGVCRVAPDLKLIEAEELTAIAPHPDGGALNTFPDGSTRRLTGDEFVSMNMWGFRPSIFAHLRAGFERFVRERGADPKAEWYIPTAVTELIRAGLAECTVLPTDETWFGVTYREDKPRVEENIRRRIAAGEYPSPLWG, from the coding sequence ATGAACAACAGCCCACACATGTCGCTGGTGGTGCTCGCGGCGGGCGTCGGCAGCCGATACGGCGGGCTAAAGCAGCTGGACCCGGTAGGCCCCCACGGCGAGGTGATTTTGGACTATTCGGTGTTCGATGCGATTCGCGCCGGGTTCGACCGCGTCGTGTTCGTGATCCAGCACGCCTTCGAGGCCGCGTTTCGCGAGCGCGTTCTCTGCCGGTACGCGGGCCGCGTGCGGGCCGAGCTGGCGTTTCAGGAGCTGAACATGCTGCCGCCGGGGCTGACAATGCCACCCGACCGCCGCAAGCCGTGGGGGACCGCTCACGCGACACTCTGCGCGGAGACGGCGGTGGGCGGCGCGCCGTTCGCGGTGATCAATGCGGACGACTTCTACGGCCGGGGCGCATACCGGAAGCTCGCCGACTTCCTGCGCCTTGCGCCCCCGACCGACGGGTTGGAACGCTGTGCGCTGGTCGGTTACCGACTCCGCAACACGCTCTCTGAGCACGGCACCGTCGCCCGCGGCGTCTGCAGGGTCGCGCCCGATCTGAAGCTGATCGAGGCCGAAGAGCTGACCGCGATCGCGCCGCATCCCGACGGCGGGGCGCTGAACACCTTCCCTGACGGCTCCACGCGGCGGCTCACCGGCGACGAGTTCGTCTCGATGAACATGTGGGGCTTCCGCCCCTCGATTTTTGCGCACCTGCGCGCGGGCTTTGAGCGCTTCGTGCGGGAGCGCGGCGCGGATCCCAAAGCGGAATGGTACATTCCCACCGCGGTGACCGAGCTGATCCGCGCCGGCCTGGCGGAGTGCACCGTGCTGCCGACCGATGAAACATGGTTCGGCGTCACCTACCGGGAGGACAAGCCGCGCGTCGAGGAAAACATCCGGCGGCGAATCGCCGCCGGAGAATATCCCTCGCCGCTGTGGGGCTGA
- a CDS encoding sugar phosphate isomerase/epimerase, whose amino-acid sequence MKTPVRQSLLLAATLILAAHAQERSVGTGPSFKGPIGLQLYSLRDSFKQDVGATLDFVRELGFKYVELAGTYGLSAEAFRQMLDTRGLVAVAAHYPMERFLKDPDSIAREAKALGLTYVGVAWYPHKAPLDEAQARKMAADFNAAGRAMAERGLRFFYHNHGYEFHPWGNRTLMDLVIEETDPKLVTFEMDVLWTIFPGQDPAAWLRRYPGRWELMHLKDLKKGVQGDLSGKTDVRNDVALGTGQVDFPALLKAAAETGVKWYFIEDESPTVREQLPQSLRFLENVKW is encoded by the coding sequence ATGAAAACTCCGGTTCGCCAAAGTCTGCTGCTGGCCGCCACACTCATCCTCGCCGCCCACGCCCAAGAGCGTTCGGTGGGCACTGGCCCATCGTTCAAGGGACCGATCGGCCTGCAGTTGTACAGTCTGCGGGACAGCTTCAAGCAGGACGTCGGCGCGACGTTGGATTTCGTGCGCGAACTCGGCTTCAAGTACGTCGAGCTCGCCGGCACGTACGGTCTTTCCGCGGAAGCGTTCCGGCAGATGCTCGACACGCGCGGGCTGGTCGCGGTCGCTGCGCATTACCCGATGGAGCGCTTTCTGAAAGACCCCGACAGTATTGCGCGCGAGGCGAAAGCGCTCGGGCTCACCTACGTGGGCGTCGCGTGGTACCCGCACAAGGCACCTCTCGATGAAGCGCAGGCGCGCAAAATGGCGGCCGACTTCAACGCCGCCGGCCGGGCGATGGCGGAACGCGGGCTCCGCTTCTTCTACCACAACCACGGCTACGAGTTTCATCCTTGGGGCAATCGCACTCTGATGGACCTCGTGATCGAGGAGACCGACCCGAAGCTCGTCACGTTTGAGATGGACGTGCTGTGGACCATCTTCCCGGGCCAGGATCCCGCCGCGTGGCTGCGACGCTACCCGGGGCGCTGGGAGCTGATGCACCTGAAGGATCTCAAAAAAGGCGTGCAAGGCGATCTCTCCGGAAAGACCGACGTGCGCAACGACGTCGCGCTCGGCACCGGACAGGTGGATTTCCCCGCGCTGCTGAAGGCCGCCGCCGAAACCGGTGTGAAGTGGTACTTCATCGAAGACGAGTCGCCGACGGTCCGCGAGCAGTTGCCGCAAAGCCTGCGATTCCTCGAAAACGTGAAGTGGTAG
- a CDS encoding ROK family protein: MKRLDVELPKIRAEIESDLRPAVLWHRAYEQAAIAERGPEIEIAIERPDGTCFHHRMRILPHREDTAALNEKAVERTLKFLLWMKGGSRIYLAGCNPLAGRLAAIYSASGARAFDNDLIGRRAFLEDLRVIAAAPADLPPPREPVVALGRHFDGCRIGFDLGGSDRKCAAVVDGHAVHTEEVPWDPYFQKDPNYHLEGVRDSLRRAAAHLPRVDAIGGSAAGIYIGNEPRVASLFRGVSREDFDRVIRPMFHTLRREWNHVPFEVANDGEVTALAGSIALNDTAVLGISLGTSVAAGWCDEGGHITTWLNELAFVPIDYRDDAPADEWSGDVGCSVQYLSQQGVARLAARAGIQWPQPDLSAAQKLAFVQERLAAGDGRAARVFEAVGVAFGYALARFADFYPVRNVLVLGRVTSGAAGSIILEQAQRVLSAEAPALAERLRLTTPDETMKRHGQAVVAASLPALRPTHAPPRR; the protein is encoded by the coding sequence ATGAAACGGCTGGACGTCGAGCTGCCGAAGATCCGGGCGGAGATTGAGTCGGACCTGAGACCGGCGGTGTTGTGGCACCGCGCGTACGAGCAGGCCGCCATTGCGGAGCGTGGTCCCGAGATTGAGATCGCGATCGAACGGCCGGACGGCACCTGTTTTCACCATCGCATGCGAATTCTTCCGCACCGCGAGGACACCGCCGCGCTGAACGAGAAGGCGGTGGAGCGAACGCTGAAGTTTCTGCTCTGGATGAAGGGCGGCTCCCGAATCTACTTGGCCGGTTGCAATCCGCTTGCCGGCCGGCTGGCAGCCATCTACTCCGCCAGCGGTGCGCGTGCGTTCGACAACGACCTGATCGGACGCCGCGCATTTCTGGAGGACCTGCGCGTCATTGCGGCGGCGCCGGCAGACCTGCCCCCACCCCGAGAGCCCGTGGTCGCGCTCGGACGGCACTTCGACGGCTGCCGGATCGGCTTTGACCTGGGCGGCAGCGACCGCAAGTGCGCGGCGGTGGTGGACGGGCACGCGGTGCACACCGAAGAGGTGCCGTGGGATCCCTACTTTCAGAAGGATCCGAACTACCATCTGGAGGGCGTCCGGGATTCGCTGCGGCGGGCGGCGGCGCATCTGCCCCGGGTGGATGCGATCGGCGGCAGCGCGGCTGGCATCTACATCGGAAACGAGCCGCGAGTCGCGTCGCTGTTCCGCGGCGTCTCTCGCGAGGACTTCGACCGGGTGATCCGGCCGATGTTCCACACGTTGCGGCGCGAGTGGAACCACGTGCCGTTCGAGGTCGCGAACGATGGCGAAGTCACCGCGCTGGCCGGCTCGATTGCGCTGAACGACACCGCGGTGCTCGGCATCTCGCTGGGCACGAGCGTGGCGGCCGGCTGGTGCGATGAGGGCGGCCACATCACAACGTGGCTGAACGAGCTTGCGTTCGTACCGATTGACTACCGCGACGACGCGCCGGCGGATGAATGGAGCGGGGACGTCGGCTGCAGCGTGCAATACCTCTCGCAGCAGGGTGTCGCGCGGCTTGCCGCGCGCGCCGGCATCCAGTGGCCGCAACCCGATCTGAGCGCGGCGCAGAAGCTGGCGTTCGTTCAGGAGCGACTGGCCGCCGGTGATGGCCGAGCCGCGCGCGTCTTCGAGGCGGTCGGCGTCGCGTTCGGCTACGCACTGGCTCGATTCGCGGACTTCTACCCGGTGCGCAACGTGCTGGTGCTGGGCCGCGTCACGAGCGGTGCGGCCGGCTCGATCATCCTGGAGCAGGCGCAGCGCGTCCTCTCGGCGGAAGCACCGGCGCTCGCGGAGCGGCTCCGGCTCACCACGCCGGACGAGACGATGAAGCGGCACGGTCAGGCCGTCGTCGCGGCCAGCCTGCCGGCGCTGCGGCCCACCCACGCGCCCCCCCGCCGTTGA
- a CDS encoding matrixin family metalloprotease, protein MAVRVEQALHGRLGRWILVETAGGRLDGQGEWIGCMPQPKAGAEWVFAARRGTGRRARLLSAQRVDGATRAGFGFRVPPLAVPADWSAWEADALAALNGMTTNPVTGAPGRFTAGDRGQPIGVLVDMDARPAALTSNQVIEAVHRALDAWAGATSLLFTNEGVVSFGVGADQIVVDDGRIRIQVHDLYNRIGGGTTLGIGGYAYRYDTTLFPTGGLGGRVRGAEFDLIVRGYVVLQHTNAALSDPATFEEVLAHEIGHALGLRHTSENPHETEVPLREALMYYRAHADRRGASLYTTDVAHIRQAYPPDDTPPWTLDRILDVVTGFPSPPVVPGVNEVELVGLDREGDVPGAALVAATSINGTFTLSGRILRYMPGGWYDAARLNPAGATYYDRAVVRLHDGQNASAPVSVRVISFARDAMGTSDGLPNAWMIAFFGHADPRASDKSRAQDDRDGDGFSNLEEFLAGTDPTNALSRLVITAVGADRLQWTSAPFLMYEVQVADSLSAGVFETVGLSVPTGTVGSATIAAAESNRVYRVRRTR, encoded by the coding sequence ATGGCCGTTCGCGTGGAGCAGGCACTGCACGGACGTCTTGGCCGATGGATCCTTGTTGAAACCGCGGGCGGGCGGCTGGACGGGCAAGGTGAGTGGATTGGTTGCATGCCGCAGCCGAAAGCCGGTGCCGAGTGGGTCTTTGCGGCCCGGCGCGGTACGGGCCGCCGTGCGAGGCTCCTGAGCGCGCAGCGCGTCGACGGTGCAACCCGCGCGGGATTCGGCTTCCGGGTTCCTCCGCTGGCCGTGCCCGCCGACTGGTCCGCGTGGGAGGCCGATGCGCTCGCCGCGCTGAACGGCATGACGACCAACCCGGTCACCGGCGCTCCGGGCCGCTTCACGGCGGGCGACCGTGGCCAGCCGATCGGCGTGCTCGTGGACATGGATGCACGCCCCGCCGCGTTGACCAGCAACCAGGTGATCGAGGCAGTCCACCGTGCGCTCGATGCGTGGGCGGGCGCCACGTCGCTGCTGTTCACCAACGAGGGTGTCGTCTCGTTCGGCGTTGGGGCGGACCAGATTGTGGTTGACGATGGCCGCATTCGCATTCAGGTGCATGACCTCTACAACCGGATCGGTGGCGGAACGACGCTCGGCATCGGCGGCTACGCTTACCGCTATGACACGACGTTGTTTCCCACCGGCGGCCTCGGCGGTCGCGTGCGGGGGGCGGAGTTCGACCTCATCGTGCGCGGCTACGTTGTGCTTCAGCACACCAACGCGGCGCTGAGCGACCCGGCCACGTTCGAAGAAGTGCTCGCGCACGAGATCGGCCACGCGCTCGGTCTGCGCCACACCAGCGAAAATCCCCACGAGACGGAGGTGCCTCTTCGCGAAGCGCTGATGTACTATCGTGCGCACGCGGACAGACGCGGCGCGTCGCTCTACACGACCGACGTCGCGCACATTCGCCAAGCCTATCCGCCCGACGACACGCCGCCGTGGACGCTCGATCGGATTCTCGACGTCGTCACGGGCTTCCCGTCGCCGCCGGTGGTGCCGGGCGTCAACGAGGTGGAGCTGGTCGGCCTTGACCGCGAGGGAGACGTGCCGGGTGCAGCGCTGGTGGCGGCGACCTCGATCAACGGCACATTCACGTTGAGCGGTCGGATCCTGCGCTACATGCCCGGCGGCTGGTACGACGCCGCGCGTCTCAATCCTGCCGGGGCCACGTACTACGACCGGGCGGTGGTGCGACTGCATGACGGGCAAAACGCCTCCGCGCCGGTGTCGGTGCGAGTGATTTCCTTTGCCCGTGACGCGATGGGGACTTCGGACGGCCTGCCGAACGCGTGGATGATCGCATTTTTCGGTCACGCCGATCCGAGAGCCAGCGACAAATCCCGCGCGCAGGACGACCGCGATGGGGACGGCTTCAGCAACCTCGAAGAGTTTCTTGCCGGCACCGATCCGACGAACGCGCTCTCGCGCCTGGTCATCACCGCAGTCGGTGCCGACCGCCTGCAGTGGACCTCCGCGCCGTTTCTGATGTACGAGGTGCAGGTGGCGGACAGCCTCTCCGCGGGCGTGTTTGAGACCGTCGGGCTGTCGGTCCCCACCGGCACAGTGGGTTCGGCCACCATAGCCGCTGCGGAGTCAAATCGCGTCTACCGGGTGCGCCGAACCCGCTGA
- a CDS encoding DUF5010 C-terminal domain-containing protein — protein sequence MSEIWTRPARLVGICAAALSSAAGVIQPPIIPYGMGEGDFGTNGVGQTRGVVPNPLAGDFRWGWQDPYPGGTPAGGWFPARGLPDGRVFRDEYKRFVWRALERVPGVYDFSLIEQHLQQAANAGRRFAFRVMILSEYEGDVDNDGQPDGKLGAPSYIESAGLGRRMPSTKPECDGIFVPHWNDPAFLAHVEALVRALGTRFDGDPRLAYVDIGIYGHWGEWHMSGLGFATLPAALNATPETRARLVDIFAAAFPTTRLLMIPDTDGDFPDRSGTGFVYAMERHPRIGVRKDNLGNIWFEQEVGDWFANIRDAFHERWTTAPLVTEFFGGEDDAALARAESQVIRYHVSMVAANQWLESTQRIEIGKAAGFRFQLNRAEWPAVVPAGHRFQIVSRWSNVGVAPAYERWAPTWELYDANSQRVWSARSRLDLRRLLPTTIGADDDVNTEETEAQGSNAPVVVIDELAVPSNLPPGTYTLRLHVPLIATDGQPHPYLPPLALATQGRDAQGRYPLGSLTVSAPAVSAPTVSLTPPSVAPRVGVQSQLSASTEPAAVTRVELLVNGEVVSTDTLAPYVFSWTPATAGGAVLVARATDANGSVSVSPPLALEVGPSPNRPPTATLSTLPPTPPSAPATLTVVASDLADPDGDAIVRVEFYRGRQRLGQSTAPPHQLTTTLGAGTHTLIAKVFDEHGAVGWAFRTVEVVNPPKGPYGGTARQITQRIELEDYDLGGEGISWWDSTPANEGGAYRNDSVDIQPTNDEGGGFHIAWVNEGEWLEFTVDVRESNEYHLRLRLASPPNVANPVVSVAVDGQSAWPAQVLPKTGRWDWDFENWQTWQSPQAVRLAKGRHVLRITFGAGMANYNWISFIAARPQTSAERFADWAFDFGLQDERAHPSADPDQDTLPNLLEYAFGTPPNQAGPYPPLRCSVAADRLRLSFTPHEIEGLKYWVEASHDLRTWLPGVDISALLVRGQPHTYVDTADLRAVPRRFLRLRVDMLP from the coding sequence ATGTCGGAGATTTGGACCAGACCTGCCCGGCTCGTCGGCATTTGTGCGGCAGCGCTCAGTTCAGCCGCCGGCGTGATCCAGCCGCCAATCATCCCGTACGGCATGGGCGAAGGCGATTTCGGCACCAACGGCGTCGGCCAGACCCGCGGCGTGGTGCCGAACCCGCTGGCCGGCGATTTCCGGTGGGGATGGCAAGACCCCTACCCGGGGGGCACCCCGGCGGGCGGATGGTTCCCGGCACGGGGCCTGCCGGACGGGCGGGTGTTCCGCGATGAGTACAAGCGCTTCGTCTGGCGCGCGCTGGAGCGGGTCCCGGGTGTCTACGATTTCAGTCTGATCGAGCAGCATCTTCAGCAGGCGGCAAACGCCGGACGGCGCTTCGCGTTCCGCGTGATGATCCTCAGCGAGTACGAGGGCGACGTGGACAACGACGGACAGCCCGACGGTAAGCTCGGTGCGCCCAGCTACATCGAAAGCGCCGGCCTGGGACGGCGCATGCCCTCCACCAAGCCGGAGTGCGACGGCATCTTTGTGCCCCACTGGAACGATCCCGCCTTCCTCGCCCACGTCGAAGCGCTCGTGCGGGCGCTCGGCACGCGGTTCGACGGTGACCCCCGCTTGGCGTATGTGGACATTGGCATCTACGGTCATTGGGGCGAGTGGCACATGAGCGGCCTCGGCTTCGCGACTCTTCCTGCCGCGCTCAATGCGACGCCGGAAACGCGGGCCCGCCTTGTCGACATCTTCGCCGCGGCGTTTCCCACCACCCGCCTGCTCATGATCCCCGACACCGACGGCGATTTCCCCGATCGCAGCGGCACCGGATTCGTCTACGCGATGGAGCGACACCCCCGCATCGGCGTGCGGAAAGACAACCTCGGCAACATCTGGTTCGAGCAGGAGGTCGGCGACTGGTTCGCGAACATTCGTGATGCGTTCCACGAACGCTGGACGACCGCGCCGCTCGTCACCGAGTTCTTCGGTGGCGAGGACGATGCCGCGCTCGCGCGCGCGGAGTCACAGGTCATCCGCTACCACGTTTCGATGGTGGCCGCCAACCAATGGCTGGAGAGCACCCAACGCATCGAAATCGGAAAGGCCGCCGGTTTCCGATTCCAGCTGAACCGCGCGGAGTGGCCCGCGGTGGTGCCGGCCGGCCACCGTTTTCAAATCGTTTCGCGGTGGTCCAATGTCGGAGTCGCGCCGGCCTACGAGCGCTGGGCGCCGACCTGGGAACTCTACGACGCGAACAGCCAGCGGGTCTGGTCGGCGCGCTCGCGACTTGATCTTCGCCGTCTGCTGCCGACAACGATCGGCGCGGACGACGACGTCAACACCGAAGAGACGGAGGCGCAGGGCTCCAATGCGCCCGTCGTGGTCATTGACGAGCTCGCCGTTCCGTCAAACCTGCCGCCCGGCACCTACACGCTCCGCCTGCACGTTCCGCTGATCGCCACGGACGGTCAGCCGCATCCCTACCTGCCGCCCCTGGCGCTTGCGACGCAGGGCCGCGATGCGCAAGGGCGCTATCCCCTCGGCTCGCTGACGGTCTCCGCACCTGCGGTGTCCGCGCCGACGGTGTCGCTCACGCCGCCCTCCGTTGCGCCGCGTGTTGGCGTCCAGAGCCAGCTGTCGGCCAGCACCGAGCCGGCCGCCGTCACCCGTGTCGAGTTGCTCGTCAACGGCGAGGTCGTCTCGACCGACACTCTTGCGCCCTATGTCTTCTCGTGGACGCCCGCGACCGCCGGCGGCGCGGTCCTGGTCGCCCGCGCGACGGACGCCAACGGCAGCGTCAGCGTCTCCCCGCCGCTCGCGCTGGAAGTCGGCCCTTCGCCGAACCGTCCGCCCACGGCCACGCTCTCCACCCTACCGCCCACGCCTCCCTCCGCGCCGGCCACACTCACCGTCGTCGCCAGCGACCTCGCCGACCCCGACGGCGATGCGATTGTCCGCGTCGAGTTCTATCGCGGGCGGCAACGGCTGGGCCAGAGCACCGCCCCCCCACATCAACTCACCACGACGCTCGGCGCCGGCACTCACACGCTGATCGCGAAGGTCTTCGACGAGCACGGCGCGGTCGGGTGGGCGTTTCGCACCGTGGAGGTGGTCAACCCACCGAAAGGGCCGTACGGCGGAACGGCTCGCCAGATTACCCAGCGCATCGAGCTGGAGGACTACGACCTGGGCGGCGAGGGCATCAGCTGGTGGGACTCAACACCAGCGAACGAGGGCGGCGCCTATCGCAACGACAGCGTGGACATTCAGCCGACAAACGACGAGGGAGGGGGATTCCACATCGCGTGGGTCAATGAGGGCGAATGGCTGGAATTCACCGTGGACGTGCGCGAGAGCAACGAGTATCACCTCCGGCTGCGGCTGGCCTCACCCCCCAACGTGGCCAACCCAGTGGTCTCGGTTGCGGTGGACGGGCAGTCGGCGTGGCCCGCACAGGTGCTTCCGAAGACCGGCCGGTGGGACTGGGACTTTGAAAACTGGCAGACCTGGCAGAGTCCCCAGGCCGTCCGTCTGGCGAAGGGGCGTCATGTGCTGCGCATCACGTTTGGCGCAGGGATGGCGAACTACAACTGGATCAGCTTTATCGCCGCGCGGCCGCAAACCAGCGCGGAACGTTTCGCAGATTGGGCGTTCGACTTCGGCTTGCAGGACGAGCGCGCGCATCCCAGCGCGGATCCCGATCAGGACACTCTCCCCAACCTATTGGAGTACGCGTTCGGCACGCCGCCCAATCAAGCCGGTCCGTACCCGCCGCTGCGGTGTTCTGTCGCGGCCGACCGGTTGCGGCTTTCATTCACCCCCCACGAAATCGAAGGATTGAAGTACTGGGTGGAAGCCTCTCACGACCTCCGCACGTGGCTGCCCGGCGTGGACATCTCCGCGCTGTTGGTCCGGGGCCAGCCCCACACGTACGTAGACACCGCCGACCTGCGTGCTGTACCCCGCCGGTTCTTGCGTCTGCGGGTGGACATGTTGCCCTGA